The Edaphobacter flagellatus sequence AGTTGACTGGGCATACAGCAAAGGCACAAACAAGAGTGAAGCAACAACAAGCGAGTATCTAAGAATGCTCATAGTATCGGCTCAAAGGATCTTCCGGATTGAGTGAATTTGACTTCGTAGATGCCATGCTTTGCAGGCTGGCATATACGGCGGGCAAGATACCGAGAGTGGTAATGGTCGAGAAGACTAACCCTCCTATAACGGCTCGACCAAGTGGAGCTGACTGGGCACCACTATCTCCTAAACCGATTGCCATGGGGAGCATGCCACAGATCATCGCTGAGGCAGTCATTAATATCGCGCGGAGACGGCTGGTTGCGCCCTCGTGAGAAGCCCTCATAGAGTCATTTAATTCGTGCCGCGATCGTTCGGCGAAGCTGACAAGCAGGATGGCGTTGGCAACCGATATGCCAACCGCCATAATTGCGCCCATGAATGACTGAATACTAAGTGTCGTGCCTGTCAATAACAGCATCAACACGACGCCTACCAAAACTCCGGGAATGGTTGAAAGGATAGCAAGTGGCAATCTGACGGATTGAAAGTTCGCCATGAGTAACAGGAAGATGGCAAGCACTGCAAAAATAAGCCCGCCGCGAAGCCCAGATACAGTCTCCTCCAGAGCCGGTATTTGCCCTCGAACGACAACTGTACTCCCCTTTGGGGGAGCACCTATATGCTTGAGAACCTGCTGGATTTTTTGCTGTACATCACCAAGAGACATGCCATGAATATTGGCAGTGACACTGACGACTCGCTGCCCGCTGAATCGCTCGATCATCTCTGGCATCGTTCCAGTTCGGAGAGTGGCAACCTGGTCAAGCTGCGGTTGAGATTGACCGTCTTTCATTACCGGCAACGTCGAAAGTGCCCCAAATCCCTGAATTCGATTTGACGGGAGTTGAACCTGAATCTGAAATGCATTGCCTGTCCTTGGATCACGCCAATAATTTGGAGCGATGAAGCGCGAGGAACCCGTTGCTGGAACGAGCGAGTTTGTTATATCGGTCATCGTGAGACCGAACTGACCAGCGTAGTCGCGATTGATGTTGATCTCTGCGGTCGGATACTGTTGCCCTTGGACGACCGATACATCACGCAGAAAGTTCAACTTCCTCAACTCCGCTTCTACCTTCGCAAGGTAAGCATAGTTTTGATCGAGATCGACCCCCTGCACATCTACCTGCACAGGGGTTGGAGAACCGAAGCTCATCACCTGCGTTACGATGTCACCTGCTTCAAACGCTACGGTAACATCGGGCATCTGTTTTTGGAATGCACTCCGCAGAGACTCACGCAGAGCTTCATCATCGGGATGTCCAGGCTTGAGTTGCACCTGAATAATGGCCTCTTCCGGGCCGCTCGTAAATAAGTGGATGAGGTTTACTGGGTAGCTGGAAGGCTGAACTCCCATATAGTCCGACGTAATTTCGACATGCTGTGTTCCGATCGTATTTCGGATCAGGTCAAGCGCCTGTATGACTTTCGGTTCAGATTCCTCAATGCGAGTTCCGATTGGAGCTTTCAGCCGCATTCGAAGCACGGGCCCATTTGCATCTGGAAATATCTCGGTTCCTAAGTGCGGTGTCAGCAGGATCAAAACGATTGCAGTCGCGCCGAAGTACCCAATCAAAATCGGCAGACGGTGCCTCAATAACCGATCGAGATAACCGCTATACCAGTTGCGTAACCGACCGAAACTTCCTTCTGCTTCCTCCCCACGATGTGTCTCCGACATAAACCATGTGGCGAAAACCGGTACAAGACTACTCGACAGGAAATATGATGCAATCATCGCAAAACCAACCGCAAGCGAGAGTGGGACAAACAGCTGCCTACCCACCCCGTTCATGAAAAAGGATGGAACAAAGACCGCCAGCACACAAAGCATCGAAAGAAGGCGAGCGATAATTGTCTTTCTAGAAGCCTCAAGAACAACCTTTGCGCGAGATACCCCAGGAAGCATCAGCGTGTGGATATTCTCGATTTCAACGGTGGCCTCGTCTACCAATACGCCTACAGCAAGTGCAAGACCACCCAATGTCATCACATTAATAGTCTGCCCCGTAACCCACAGGAGTAGGACAGCGGTAAAGAGTGCAAAGGGGATGTTGGCAACGACAATAAGAGCGCCACGCCAGTCTCTAAGGAAGAGGAGGACGACAACACCCGTAAGCACTGCTCCAAGCAGTGCCTCATGAACAAGACCGCTGATCGCATTGGAAACATATCCCGATTGATCGAACGCCAGTTGTACGTCGACGTCATCTGGAACGACTTTCTTGAAACGCGGTATCGCTTCTTTTACAGCTTTAATAACGGCAAGTGTCGATGCATCGGAACGCTTCGTTACCGGGATATATACCGTACGTCGGCCGTTCACGTGCGCATAGGCGGTCACGATGTCAGTGCCATTCTCAATACTTCCAATGTCCCGGAGATAGATGTTCGCGCCTGATTTTGGGTGAATTGGAGTATCCATCAACTCAGCAAGGTCAGGGCCGAGCGTAGAATTCGTACGGACGATTCGATTCAACGGTCCGTCATATAAATTGCCCGATGGAATGACAACACTGCCAGCACTAACAGCCGTGATCGCCTGTTCGGGCGAGACACCATATTGTTTCAATTTGTCCGGATCAAGATTAACCACAATGGTCCGCTGATTGCCGCCGAATGGAGGAGGAGCCGAAACACCAGGCAGTGTCGCAAAGAGAGGCCGCACTTGATTCAAAGCGATATTTTGCAGCTCACCCTGTGTATGATTCGCACTGGTAAAGAGCAACAGTCCTACCGCTACGCTTCCAGGATCAAATCGTGTGATGAATGGCGGCACAGTACCTGGTGGCATAAAGGCCCGAGCGCGATTCACATAACCAACTGTCTCGGCCATCGCCTGTTGCATGTCCGTTCCCTCTCGAAAGGTCAATTTCATAAGGGCCGCGCCTTGAATGCTCTTGCTATCGACCGACTGAATACCCGTGATGTAGAGGAAGTGGTACTCATAGTAATAGGTAAGGAAGCCCTCCATTTGCGCGGGATTCATGCCGCCATAAGGCTGCGCAACGTAAATCAATGGATTGCCAACCTGCGGGAAGATATCCATCTTCATACGATTGATGGCCATGAAAAAGCCAGCCGAAATCGCTATAAGAGCAACGATTACGCTGAGAGGACGGCTCAGAGCTGCAAGTACAAAACGCATTGCTGGATCCCTTGGCTTACTTGTTAACTTCCTGCAGAAATGGCAAAAGATCTCCACGGACATACTGCAGATGCAGAAAAGCTCTCCACACATTTAACCTGGCGAGCGAATCGTCGATTTGTGCCGCGACCAGCAATCGTTGCGCCTGAGCTACATTGTCAATGGGAGCTAAGCCCGCTTTATAGCGGGCGGTTGCCTGGTCAAGACTTGTTTGTGCGGTCTTCAGTTGAATTGGTGTGTTCTGTGCGATAACCCTCGTCGTGCTCAGGCTGGCTTGCGCCTGAGCAAACTGCTCTTGCAGGTTCCTGTCTGTAAGCTCCTCGTTTCCCTTTGCAGCGCGCAGGTTTGCAGCCTGAGCGGCTTCACGTGCATGAACACCCACGAAGTCCATGAATGGGAAGGTAATATTGATGCCAGTGACATAGTTACCCACATTGGGCGCAAGCCCATTGGCACCCGACAAACGCTGACCGTTCGTCTCTGCACCGGAGCCACGAGCATAAATAGCTCCCTCCAGATTGAACTGGGGAACCCAGCTTTTTTCAATCGCCTTTAGTTGTGCCATATTCTGTTGCACCAACGCGTGTTGCTCAAGCATCGTTGGAGTATTAGAGGCCCTAAGAGGTGCGGCTGAATCTGGAACGTACGGCACATCGGTCAGCAACCGCCCTACATTCAATGGACCGAACTCAGAGTTCTTCAAAAACTTGCGCAAAGTAGCCTGGCTCGTAGCGATAGCCTGATCCGCAAGGGCTAGTTGTGTAACGGCCGCCGCTTTCTCCGCTTCGATTCGCGCTTCGTCGGCTCCAGGTCTAAGCTCAGACGACACTAAAGCATGAATAGTCTTTCGAAGCGTCTCCCAATTGTTCACAGCTGCTAGCGCTGCAGTGCGAGCACTCTGAGACGCCACCACTGTCATATAAGCATCAGCTGCCCAAATCGCGACATCCAACTGAGTTTGTTGATTTGCTGCTGAGGTTCTGTCGCGTAAAGCCATAGCGGCCCGTACATTAGCCCCACGAACTCCAAAATCGAACGGTTGCCAACTAATCAATAGCCCAGCAGCGCTACCCCAAATCGAACCGCCGTTATTGGTGCCAATCACTGGACCAGACATCGGGGGAACAACACTATTGGGCAATAAGCTTCCAAATATATTGTTGCGTGTCCCTCGATTGAACTGAGCAACTCCATCCAATCGAGGAAGATAGGCAGTGCGGGCCAATGCCAGATTGGCGACGGAAGCATTCAGGTTTTCCTGAGAAACATGGATCGAAGGATAGTTTTTTTCGGCCTCTTCAACTACGGCCGAAAGCGAAAGTGGACGATTCAATGTTTCCTGACCATACATCGCGCCAGGTCTGAAACTAGCAATTAGAAGGATCGAAATCCAAGCCCCACGAGACAGAAACAGCATGTCGCCCGACTTCACCATAATGAAGGCTTGCCTCAGCATTCCTATTGAAATTATTGCCATCTTAACTCCACGGTATCGTCAGGAACACAAGTATATCGAAAATCGATAAACAAGCAGCAAACATTCATTAAGGCGCTTCGTTCATCTCGTGATAAAGCTCGCTGACCTTGAGCTTGGCTTCTGCGAGAGCACGTTTTCCAGCTGCTGTCGCTTTATAGACGCGGCGATCTCGACCGCCTCCAGACTGCAGTGTCGATCTCAGAAGCCCCTGTTTTTCCATGCCGTGGAGCAATGGGTAGAGCGTGCCGGGCCCTAACTTGTACCCGTGATGCGTCAATTCCTGAATCATCTCCAAACCATAAATCGGCTCACAGCTCGCATGATGGAGTACATGCAGTCTTATGAGGCCGGAGTAAATATCTCGATATTCTTTGGGCACGGATCAAGAGTAGCGCAGTCTTTTAGAACAGACGATGACGATTTTTGAGATGCAAGTGAGCCTACACGCTTGTATCAAGGAACAATGTTTAGCGATGATCTTTAAGAAGCAGTCCAAGAGACTCTCAGAGCCTGACGGCTGTGAGGCATATCGCCTCTAAATTCGCGAATCGCCTGCGTTCTTTAAATTGAAGCAAGAGCTTAATCACTTATTGAGCACTCATCGCCGCAAGTGATTCTCCCTGCCTGAGACGATAAAACCGATCCCCTTCTATCTCTTTAAAGCTCTGTATCGAACCATCTGGCCATCTTACTTCCACCTTGTCGATCTTTGACGCCTTCCCTAACCCAAAATGGAGACGAAGATCGCTTTGTGAGAGATAACTTCCACCGCTCCGCACCTCATCCATCTGAGTAAATCCCGCCGCAGTAACATACACTCGAGCATTCAGTGCAAGCCTGTCCTTCAACCCTTCCAGTTGAAAGCTCACCCAGTGGTTCGTCGGGTCGGGCCGAGCTTCGAGTAACATTGGCGCTCCGGTTAAGTTTTCGATAACCAGATCAAGACGCCCTTTATTGAATAGATCCCCCACAGCCATTCCGCGGCTTACCTGAGGATTTGTCACCGATGCCCCCAACTGCGCACTAATATCTTTAAAAGTTCCGTCGCGCTGATTCTCAAAGACGATGCGCGGCTCACGATATGCCGTACCAAGTTTGGCGTTATCCACCTGCGGATAGACATGCCCATTCGCAAGCACTAGATCCAGCCAACCTGAGTTATTTAGATCGACAAACTCATCACCCCAGCCCACAAATGGTGTCGTCGATCGGGCAATTCCGGCGGCATGCGAAATATCACTGAAGTTCAGATTTCCGTCGTTGCGATACAAGACAGCATATTCATCACTGAAGTGCGTGATCGCAATACTCATGCGCCCCGTATGCATGAAATCTCCCACGGCAACGCCCATATTGGCCTGTTCCACGCCGTCTTCACTTACCGCCACACCCGAATCGTATCCGGTCTCCCGAAATCGCCCGCTCCCCTCATTGTGATACAGATAATTCGGCTCACCATCATTTGCAACGAACAGATCGATTCGCCCATCATTATCAAAATCGGACCATACTGCGCCAAGCCCGAAAAACCGTTTCGCATCGTCAACACCTGCCTGCTGCGCTACCTCAGTAAACGTACCATCGCCATTATTGTGATACAGAGTGTCAGGGAAACCCTTCAATCCACGCGGTCCGCACTGCACAGCGACTTCGTGATACTGACACGTCTTCTTCGACCCGAACGTCGGCAGATCCTTGAGATCAAAGTCGACATAATGTGGCACAAACAGGTCGACAAACCCATCTCCGTCATAATCGCCAAACGTCACGCCGGTTGCCCAGCCCACATCATTATCAAGTCCAGATTGCTTCGTCACGTCTGTAAAAGTGCCATCACCATTATTGCGATACAAGACGACCCCACCAAAACAGCTCACGATAAGATCAGGCTTCCCATCATGGTTATAGTCTCCGACTGCCGCTCCAATCGCCCAACAGGGATACCCAACACCAGCTTTGTCCGTCACATCACTAAACGTACCATCGTGGTTGTTATGAAAGAGCGCGTTCTTTGCCTTCTTTCCTTCAAGCTCCATCTGTACGCTCGGCGAATTGGTGAAATAAATATCGAGCCATCCATCGCCGTCGTAATCGAGCAATGCAACGCCACCGCCCATTGACTCGACGATGTAACGCTGATCTGGGCTGGAGAGATGTTCAAATTTGATCCCAGTTGAAGCAGTGATGTCGATCACCTGCGGATACTTCATGGCTTGCCCTTCTGACTTTGCTGGCCGACGCGCAGCCGCAGCAGGCCGTTGGGCGTTACTGGCCAAAGTCGGCACCAGCAAGCAAATAGCTATTACACCTTGGATGCGATCCGAATAGAGCTTGGAGAACCGCACTATCGACTCTCTTTCATCGATTCGTCGCTCTCATCCTGCAACCGCAGGTCTTTATATATCTTGCGCAACTTCTCTTTCATGTCCTTGTACTTTTGATATTCCGCCAGCTCGCGCTTAGCATCCGCAGGCCGATTCAGTTTGCGGTACACCACACTCAATCTGTAATGAGCTTGCACATTGCTTGCGTCTGCAGCAACAATCTGTTCAAGCAATGGCAGAGCCGACGCAGGGTCATTTCTTTCATTGAAAACGCGCGCGGCTCCCAGCAACGCGTCAGCATCGTTTGGGGCGAGCGCAAGAGCTTTCTTGTAGTAATTCGCAGCTGCATCAAGATCGCCATGATCGACAGCTAAATCACCAAGCCTGGTTACAGCTTTCTCATCGGAAGAATTCGCCGACACGGCAAGCTTATACTCACTCTCTGCTTCCGCATGCAATTTCTGATCAGGCGAAGCATGCAACGCTTCAGCTAACTCATAGTGAATCCCAGGAAGATTGGGGTTGATTGCCAGCGCCTTGCGAAAATCCACAATGGCGCCGTTGATATCATGCTGTCGCACCAGTTCATGCGCCATCGCCTGATACATCTGGCCGGATTCAGGAGCCGCAACCGAAAGCCCCAACATCGCTTCACCAGCAAGATCGGTATAGATGCGATAGGCTGCATACAACACACGTGGATCTGTAGGAGCACTCTCTTTTAAGACTTCGACCGCCGCTGCAGCCTTCGCAAGATCCCCGGATGCTGTGTCCATCTCGATCAGTTCAAGCCCAACTTCCATCTTGATACCTGGGTCATCCAACTTGGCGACAACCGCCTCGAGATCTGTCCGCGCAGCGTCCGCTTTACCCAACCGACGCTCACACATGCCCAGCAGAGCACGAATTTTAGCCAAATCAGGCTGCTGATCAACAGCCACGCGAAGATGCGGTTCCGCTACCGTATATTTTCTCTGAAAAAAGAGCAGTACACCTAAATTAGCTTGAGCATCCAGGTTTGTTGGGTCTACTGCTATTACTGCTGCAAACTCCTTAGCCGCAAGCTCAGGCTTCTTTTCTGTCAATAGCTGATGAGCCCGCTGTGAATGAAGTCTCACCTGCTCGGCAGCTGAACTATTTGACTGCCCCAGGACACCAATGGCACCTAACGCAACCATCAAAAGAAGTACTAAACCCTTCATCCCATGACCATACACTCTCACGCAAAGCATAGTTAAAAGAAAACGGAACAGCGGCAGGCCGCTGTTCCGCTGGAATGATCAGAAGGTAATTCGTCCCATCAGTTGCAGATTGCGCCCACCGATCGTTGTTGATCCAATGCTCGATGACCCTGTCGCAATGCCCGTACCACTCGCGCTAGGGGAAATCGTTCCATTGGGCAAACCAAAGCTCGGATGGTTGAAGATATTGCTGCCATCTGCACGGAGTTGGAACTTCACATTCTCCCATACTGAGAAGGTCTTACCCAACGAGAAGTTCACATTGCTCAGGCTTGGCCCATTCAGGCTGTTTCTTCCGGAATTCCCAAAGGTTCCTGGCGCAGGCATAGCAAAGGCTGCCTCATTGAACCACTGCTGCGTTCCATGATAAGCACTGTGGCTGATGCTTGGGTTGCCAATCACATTGGGGTACCACTTTCCGTTGGAGCTGTGGATGTAGGAATAGTTTTGTGTAGACGGGTTGTCCATCACAACAGTAAAGGGCTGTCCACTCTGAAGCACGACGGTCCCAGAAGTCTGCCATCCACCGATCAACAGATCAAGCAGTGTGCTGCTGTTGGCGAACTGGCGTCCACGCCCGAAGGGCAATTGATAGACAGCGCTTCCCTTGAATGCGTTACGCACATCAAAGTTTGCATTTCCATAATTGGCTGCTGGACGATACGCATCCTGATAGTTCTGCGCACCGCCACGTCCCCCCCATCCTGATGAATCAACATCACTCAAAAAGTGTGACCACACATAACTGAAGTTGAAGTCCAACCCATGCGTCATGCGCTTTTGAATGACTGCCTGTAACGAGTTGTAGTTAGAAACAGCATTGTTCGTGCTGCCCTGAATGCCCTGATATTGAGGGAACGGTCGGAACTGAGGAGAATCCGTAGGGCTAAGCTTCTCTTTCGGCACCTGGTTGATATCAACCGGGAAAGGCAGGTCATGGCCGTGGCTGGCAACATAAGCCAACTCCATCACCATATCGTTGCCGACCTGCTTCTGCATGCTCAGATTCCACTGGTACGATCCGCCGACGGGCGTATGGTACTGGTTATAGCTCACCTGCTGATTATTGAATCCAGAAGGATTCGTCGTGGCCGAT is a genomic window containing:
- a CDS encoding efflux RND transporter permease subunit produces the protein MRFVLAALSRPLSVIVALIAISAGFFMAINRMKMDIFPQVGNPLIYVAQPYGGMNPAQMEGFLTYYYEYHFLYITGIQSVDSKSIQGAALMKLTFREGTDMQQAMAETVGYVNRARAFMPPGTVPPFITRFDPGSVAVGLLLFTSANHTQGELQNIALNQVRPLFATLPGVSAPPPFGGNQRTIVVNLDPDKLKQYGVSPEQAITAVSAGSVVIPSGNLYDGPLNRIVRTNSTLGPDLAELMDTPIHPKSGANIYLRDIGSIENGTDIVTAYAHVNGRRTVYIPVTKRSDASTLAVIKAVKEAIPRFKKVVPDDVDVQLAFDQSGYVSNAISGLVHEALLGAVLTGVVVLLFLRDWRGALIVVANIPFALFTAVLLLWVTGQTINVMTLGGLALAVGVLVDEATVEIENIHTLMLPGVSRAKVVLEASRKTIIARLLSMLCVLAVFVPSFFMNGVGRQLFVPLSLAVGFAMIASYFLSSSLVPVFATWFMSETHRGEEAEGSFGRLRNWYSGYLDRLLRHRLPILIGYFGATAIVLILLTPHLGTEIFPDANGPVLRMRLKAPIGTRIEESEPKVIQALDLIRNTIGTQHVEITSDYMGVQPSSYPVNLIHLFTSGPEEAIIQVQLKPGHPDDEALRESLRSAFQKQMPDVTVAFEAGDIVTQVMSFGSPTPVQVDVQGVDLDQNYAYLAKVEAELRKLNFLRDVSVVQGQQYPTAEININRDYAGQFGLTMTDITNSLVPATGSSRFIAPNYWRDPRTGNAFQIQVQLPSNRIQGFGALSTLPVMKDGQSQPQLDQVATLRTGTMPEMIERFSGQRVVSVTANIHGMSLGDVQQKIQQVLKHIGAPPKGSTVVVRGQIPALEETVSGLRGGLIFAVLAIFLLLMANFQSVRLPLAILSTIPGVLVGVVLMLLLTGTTLSIQSFMGAIMAVGISVANAILLVSFAERSRHELNDSMRASHEGATSRLRAILMTASAMICGMLPMAIGLGDSGAQSAPLGRAVIGGLVFSTITTLGILPAVYASLQSMASTKSNSLNPEDPLSRYYEHS
- a CDS encoding TolC family protein → MAIISIGMLRQAFIMVKSGDMLFLSRGAWISILLIASFRPGAMYGQETLNRPLSLSAVVEEAEKNYPSIHVSQENLNASVANLALARTAYLPRLDGVAQFNRGTRNNIFGSLLPNSVVPPMSGPVIGTNNGGSIWGSAAGLLISWQPFDFGVRGANVRAAMALRDRTSAANQQTQLDVAIWAADAYMTVVASQSARTAALAAVNNWETLRKTIHALVSSELRPGADEARIEAEKAAAVTQLALADQAIATSQATLRKFLKNSEFGPLNVGRLLTDVPYVPDSAAPLRASNTPTMLEQHALVQQNMAQLKAIEKSWVPQFNLEGAIYARGSGAETNGQRLSGANGLAPNVGNYVTGINITFPFMDFVGVHAREAAQAANLRAAKGNEELTDRNLQEQFAQAQASLSTTRVIAQNTPIQLKTAQTSLDQATARYKAGLAPIDNVAQAQRLLVAAQIDDSLARLNVWRAFLHLQYVRGDLLPFLQEVNK
- a CDS encoding PadR family transcriptional regulator, with translation MIQELTHHGYKLGPGTLYPLLHGMEKQGLLRSTLQSGGGRDRRVYKATAAGKRALAEAKLKVSELYHEMNEAP
- a CDS encoding CRTAC1 family protein, with amino-acid sequence MRFSKLYSDRIQGVIAICLLVPTLASNAQRPAAAARRPAKSEGQAMKYPQVIDITASTGIKFEHLSSPDQRYIVESMGGGVALLDYDGDGWLDIYFTNSPSVQMELEGKKAKNALFHNNHDGTFSDVTDKAGVGYPCWAIGAAVGDYNHDGKPDLIVSCFGGVVLYRNNGDGTFTDVTKQSGLDNDVGWATGVTFGDYDGDGFVDLFVPHYVDFDLKDLPTFGSKKTCQYHEVAVQCGPRGLKGFPDTLYHNNGDGTFTEVAQQAGVDDAKRFFGLGAVWSDFDNDGRIDLFVANDGEPNYLYHNEGSGRFRETGYDSGVAVSEDGVEQANMGVAVGDFMHTGRMSIAITHFSDEYAVLYRNDGNLNFSDISHAAGIARSTTPFVGWGDEFVDLNNSGWLDLVLANGHVYPQVDNAKLGTAYREPRIVFENQRDGTFKDISAQLGASVTNPQVSRGMAVGDLFNKGRLDLVIENLTGAPMLLEARPDPTNHWVSFQLEGLKDRLALNARVYVTAAGFTQMDEVRSGGSYLSQSDLRLHFGLGKASKIDKVEVRWPDGSIQSFKEIEGDRFYRLRQGESLAAMSAQ
- a CDS encoding tetratricopeptide repeat protein; this encodes MKGLVLLLMVALGAIGVLGQSNSSAAEQVRLHSQRAHQLLTEKKPELAAKEFAAVIAVDPTNLDAQANLGVLLFFQRKYTVAEPHLRVAVDQQPDLAKIRALLGMCERRLGKADAARTDLEAVVAKLDDPGIKMEVGLELIEMDTASGDLAKAAAAVEVLKESAPTDPRVLYAAYRIYTDLAGEAMLGLSVAAPESGQMYQAMAHELVRQHDINGAIVDFRKALAINPNLPGIHYELAEALHASPDQKLHAEAESEYKLAVSANSSDEKAVTRLGDLAVDHGDLDAAANYYKKALALAPNDADALLGAARVFNERNDPASALPLLEQIVAADASNVQAHYRLSVVYRKLNRPADAKRELAEYQKYKDMKEKLRKIYKDLRLQDESDESMKESR